The genome window acaataaatcaaatgtttgactGCATCAGCTCCATAGATATTTCCAGGTGCACGTTTGTTCAATTCATTTTTTACACAACGTCCCACCATTTTTTTTAGGATCAGGGTTGTAAGTCTTTATTGTGCCATCTCTTTCTAGTGGTTTTGCAAACTCCACAAGAATACCACAGACGGTATGAATTCACATCTGATGCCCATCATTTCATCCAGAAATATGCCTTGAATGTTCAGTTCAGGCAGCAGTTTTTTATATCATGGAAGTGGTTCAATATGGGAATGTGCTAGTATCAGATGAGGCCAGAACTTGCCCGCAGCACACATGCCTGGATGTCATGAGTTCATGAGTTAGTGGGTTAGAGTTGTGCAAAACAAAGATGCCTGTAAGTGTGCACAAGATTTGGTAGGCGTGAAGGTTTATGGTTTTTCGGAGACGGTTGTGTTTCTCTCATGGCGTTCCTCCAGTTTAGATAACTAATTTCTCattcttctgtgttttcatcCCCCCAATTCTTCTGTTATCTAACTCAAGTAGAACTGGCAGGCTTTTCATTCCAAGTAGGAAAATCCCTTAAGGGCTTAAAGGGTAACGCCACCAATTTCAGCACATTAAAGTGTGGTCGCAGGTCTTAATGAGCTGTGCTGCATATGTGtaaaaagtagtgtaaagcCTTTTGAGGGTCTAGAGGAAGCTatatgtaatctgataaattgtgtCTCTCAGGTGTCACTCAGTGGCATTGTAGGTAGTGTAGGCATCAGGTTGTGAGAATCATTGGTTTACTGCACCACTTTAACACTTTCAAAGTCATTATGaacaaattgaaaataaatgatcaaaattATACAGCAAAACCAGAGATATCATCTTTTTctattcttcttccttttcgataccttgtgcctacattacccacaattcatcttagtcactgagtgacatcactggaggcaattgatcagattacatgtagcttctggagccacaaaggcTTCATACTTCTGTTTTCACAGATACAGTTGTACTCttgacctgtaaacacacttagaTGTGTAAAATCGGTGGAGTTACACTTTAACACCACATGGACCAACCAGATATGGAATTTGATAGATAGAAGTTGAAAGAAAGATACTCTATGTGTATTGAAATGAAGTTGGCGGGCCACTAATAAATCCTAAATTCATTTGTATAAGCCCCATGGACCCAGCATGTGTGAGACAAGGCAGATTTTAAAAGACAGCAAATGACTCTGGGTTTTTAATGTTTAAGGGCAAAAGCCGTCGTTATCTTTTCAGTCTTGGGATACTTGCCAACAAAGAGGAGGAGTTGAAGAATGCTTGCTATGAAAGgaggacacaaaacaaaactaaaaacaccCTAAAATGCATGAATGAGGATGAAGAAACATGCATTTAATGCTGTAGAAGATATGTAGAGGATATGTAGAAGATAAACAGATATGTTGACTTGTAACAGTTAGAatatggaagccctgagaggcaagtgagaaaaaaaaactggtgcTCTGGTGTGTTACTTTTACTGACTCCTTTACAGACactattacatttgttttatttgtttttattatgttgttttaattttagGTTTAAAACAAAGTCATTCATTCAATCATAGAATAATCTTTCTatattcctaaaaaaaaaaaaaaacacatctgtgaaATAGGTGAAAACAGTTTTGGATTTACTATTTTTTCTCTTCAGGACCATTTTTCTGTAGCTGTATCAATGAATCGATCAAACTTTATTTGTAGATCACCTTTCAAACTGCCTTTTAATCACCTGCTCTcaattcataaaaataaatgttatcatTAGACATAGGAAATGGACCCCCAGAACTTGTTTTTCTCACTTGCCCGTCAGAGCATAGATGTTGGTAGTAACATTAAAGCTGGAATATGGAACTTTTGTCTCCCCTTGAGGCAGTTGTGTTTCTCTGCAATGAGCTAAATGTCTACAGCTGTTGGAGCAACTGATGCTGAGGTGTCTTCATTTAAAGACTCTGGTGTGCTGCACAATTTCGGCTGAATCCTCAGTGTGTGAACTCATTCGGCAGTGGCTTGAATCTAGAAGACATTCATCAGTGTTATAAAAGTCCTGCACTCCGGCTTTAACAATGTGTCGGGGTTGCAAGGTAAGATTAAATGAAAGGGGCAGTTGGCTGTTGTTTCCACAGATATTCAGAGGACACCTCAAGCAACTAAGTCAATAATGGAGGAGCTCATGCAGGATACTGGAATAGGAGAACCccacagatcagctgacagaGCATTTCCTTTTGTACAAATAAGAGGTAGAAATCAGGGGAAATCCCAGTTCAGGGATATCGACACGCTGCTAAAGCCTGAAATGAAAACTGTCACAAGTTAATCATCTGAATAACAGAAGGTACACCAGCATGATAACGTCGGGATaccatcagatcagattttgGAAGAAAAGTGGGTTTGATGCCACAATTAGACACTGAGACTTTCAGTGTAAAAAAAGATACTTACAACTAAATTAGCTTAAAATAACTCAGTCTACATGTCAGCTTTTAGCAAGTACtgaacaaagagaaaacactgaagctTAACTTCGCCCTTCAAAGCAGCAGGTCATGTGATGTCTTCAATCCACCACCAGATGTCAGGAAACTCTTTAAAACCATTTAAACACTGGAGCCGTTCACCCAGGACGCCCAGCttctctgcagttctgactccgAGCGAGGAGCTAGGTAACACTATACATTCATAGTGTGCAGTAAAGTGGTTTGTGCAGATAAGGTCGTGTAAATGTCcacagaaacaaactgaacaCTGATGACGATGCGGGAACTACGATGACCTGCTGTGCAGCTGAGCAACAGCCAGCTGCAACCCCCCATTTGCACCTTTacttcttgtgtttgtgcatacCAAAACGCAAATAAGCCCCGTTCCCACACAATTCAGGACAATTTCAACATTATTATCATGTCAAGGTGAATCTTTGTATTGCTGttcactatttttttttgcagttctAAGTCGTGATTAAAGGACAATTTATCATGTTCCAGCATCCAAGAGGGCCCTCTCGCTGCATTTTTATTCGAACATAGTGGTGGTCAGCTCATTTTAAATGATAACGTAAAACATTATTGTTTTTACTTCAATCCTAGCTTTCTTTTGAACTTTACagttgcttattttttttttatcagatttttgtttagttttttattgtctttttaaatgcaattgtgaataaaaataataaagaaaaatctTATTGTTAATGTATTTCTCTGCCcctgtaaggcactttgaatTTCCCTGTATCTGACCGGTGCTGACTAGCGTTGGCTCACCTTTGTGCTCGTCTGGTGGGTTGTGTTGATGAGTAACAGAAAACAACCTCAGCAGCTTGGTATGAATTACATTAAACACTGTATCATATACAttctgtatattaaaaaaaacctgtcttTCAAACATTTGTTCCAAGGACAGAATGTTTATATCAAGGAGGGAGTTTGAAGCTATTTCTATTTAATAAGTGCCCTCTTCTTGTACAGTGTTCATGCTCGTGGTGCAGACTTACCACTGCAGAGGTACACAACCTCTCCAGCAGTGAAACTGTAACTCATACCTCGGCCAGCAGAGTGTGGAAagatgaacttttttttttgtaattaaagcCACATGATCCTCCgtctcttttttcatttcctcccccTGCAAGGAGAATCTGATAGTATTCAATAAGTGAAAGTAATAGGGCCAAAGTGACGGCAGGCTGGCGCTGGACAGTTTGAACTGACCTACAAAAAGGGACTTGGCAGGGGGGCATGAGacgggaagagaagaagaaaatgctGCCTTTCTGCTGCCTTGGAACAGATGAGTGGAAAATGGAGGCTGAGTTACATAACAGTCGAGCAGGATGAATTGGAGAGACTTACGTCAGAGTCAAACAtgttcaaacacacagcaaagaGTGCTCACGATGGTGTACTTCGAGATTCTCATTCATAGATACATTTGCACATTAAAGTGTTAAAGTGTTTTCGAAGTATAAAACTGACACTgttggcttgaacacttctttttgtcttcgtacttaaattaaaatatgaatctTTTAACATTGTAATTGGAGCTAAATGAAGCATGAAGCATTGTTTTGATTGTCTGTTACTGACCATATGTGCAAGACTTTAAGGTAAATAAGATATACAGTGGGTGCATTGTGCATGCAGACTTAGAGGCAAAGTATGtccagacacactcacacaagcaGAAATGACATTCTTGGCACAGAAGAGACCTTCTCACTGTAATTTTCCACTTTTGCTCACATATTTCCTCTAGAAGGCTTCACTGAGCAGCGGTTTGACTCGATTTGTACAGTCTGTTCCATGTCTTCaccaacataaacacacaggcaAGCTCAACCATTTTGTTCTTACaagcaaacacaaatgcaaacccagccccaaaacaaacacaaaagttgACTTGGGTTCATTTTCTTTAGTGTGGCACAGTTGTGAGACAGAACCGATGAAAGCCAGTTTGGGCGGAGTGGGGCTGCATTTCCAGTGGATGAATCACACTTGAGCTTGTGTGTGCGGTTCTCTGCCactgtgcgtgtatgtgtgtgtgtgggtgtgtgagtgtgtgtgtcagacagagtGGGTCCGCTCTTTAAGAGGAGGCTTTTCCCTCAGTCTGACAACAGTCTCACCTGGGACAGCTGCTGCCACAGACGTGATCCCTCTTCACCTGGCGAACTTGAACTCGACGGTGAGTACTGATGAAAAGCAACATGTCGGGGAAGGGAGATTTTATTGAGGGGAAGAAAAAGCACGAGGTAAAACATCTAATTCAGATGCAGAGTGTGAAATATGCAATGGAAATGCTAGGATGGTTGTCCGTAAAGTTTCATCATTACTATTAATTATAACTTGAGATTGATTTCAAACAGAAGTTGCTCTGAGCATTTGTCAACCAGCTTCTAGAGTTGCTGCTGGTCCTCTATTGGCTATTGTATCTGATGCTTATGTCTATAAACATTTCTAACACCACGTGTCTCTACCACACTGCTATTAACACACTTTATATGTTTTCACAAGACAGAGCAAAGTATTTTTCTGTGCATCCAGCATGGTTTAGAGGTATTTACTCCTGTCTTTCTAATTACTCTCAATCAATAACAACCTATTTCTCCAGCACCAGCCATGGCTCGTCTGGACCAGGTCATTACAACCATGGTGGATATATTTCTGGAGTATGCTAATGATGGAGAAGGCAAGAAACCCAAGTTAAACAAAGAGGAGTTGAAGAAGGTGTTGGAGCAAGAAATACAAAGTCCTGAGTTAAAAGTAAGCAACGCACAAATCTGcccatgaaaaacaaacacacagtattcTGCTTCTCATTCAGTGCCTGttaaactgtatgtattctacAGGAAAAGATCAACGCTGACGACATCGAGGAGGTCATGGAGATGCTGGATAAAAACCACGATGGTGAGGTCAACTTCAAGGAGTTTTGTCGGTGTGTTAGCGACCTGGCCAAATGCTACTACAGTAAGAAGACAGGCAAGGGCGGCAAGAAAGGCAAGGGCAAAAACCAAGAATGTGAACAGGAGGACTAAATACGAACACTTAAATTATTtctaacacatttaaaaacatttatacgTAAGACACATGCAGAATGCATACTGTATGTTATATCTATCGCTGCAGACCTTGAAATCAGATCATACTGGTGTCGGGCCAACTCGAGTGACATGTGGTTTGAACAtgcatgcaaaatgtgatattcatCATCTTCATATCTCTGTAAACTGGTTGTTGAAGAACCTTCCCTTCCAAACTTTCTGACATTAAAATAACGACTATGAACTTCTgaagtgctctgtgtgtgtgtgtgtgtgtgtgtgtgtgtcctcgtcTGTTTATGGCAATCACTGCACACCTGGGTGTTCGGTGTCATCGCTGTCGGAGGAAAATGAGATTGGGCTCATCAAACATTCAACAGACATCACTTGCTGCGGTCTCCCGTGCACATATCACCACCAGTGCTTCCTTAATGGAAATGTCAGGTCCATAACGATCGACGAAAATGTATATACTTACCTCTCAGAAAATATctctctgttaaaaaaaactatttcagaACCCATCAACAAGCTGAGAAATTGTAGCTCATCATTTATtatgaacaaaacaaatcagcagTCATAATGTGTTTATGCTTATATTTCTTCACAAAGTCAGCATTAAACTCTGATTGTTTTGGGGGTTTGTTGTTGCCTGATAATGTCTCCATTAGTCTGAATAGCAGACTTGCTCCTCTCAGGAA of Sparus aurata chromosome 17, fSpaAur1.1, whole genome shotgun sequence contains these proteins:
- the s100w gene encoding S100 calcium binding protein W — encoded protein: MARLDQVITTMVDIFLEYANDGEGKKPKLNKEELKKVLEQEIQSPELKEKINADDIEEVMEMLDKNHDGEVNFKEFCRCVSDLAKCYYSKKTGKGGKKGKGKNQECEQED